A region from the Pelagovum pacificum genome encodes:
- a CDS encoding histone deacetylase family protein, with protein sequence MSTALITHPDCLNHITPPGHPEQVARIDAVLNELEEFDLVRVGAPLVAEDDLLRVHPKSHVDAIREAIPESGLVSLDADTHVTPGSLAAAFRAAGAVVKGVDMVMAGEVANAFAAVRPPGHHAERETAMGFCLFGSVAVAAKHALDHHGLKRVAIIDFDVHHGNGTQDLVEDDPRILFCSTHQSPLYPGTGAADETGAHDNVVNVPLPNGTGSVPFRAAIEEHVLPRIEAFAPELLLISAGFDAHARDPLAGMRLWEEDFAWVTHRICDIADACAGGKVVSALEGGYDLFALGRSARAHVKTLMERGE encoded by the coding sequence ATGTCCACGGCTCTCATCACACACCCCGACTGCCTCAACCACATCACACCGCCCGGCCACCCCGAGCAGGTCGCCCGCATCGACGCGGTGCTGAACGAGCTGGAGGAGTTCGATCTTGTCCGGGTCGGCGCCCCGCTTGTCGCCGAGGATGACCTCCTGCGCGTTCATCCCAAGTCGCATGTCGACGCCATCCGCGAGGCGATCCCCGAAAGCGGGCTCGTGTCGCTCGACGCTGATACGCATGTCACGCCGGGCTCTCTCGCCGCGGCCTTTCGCGCGGCGGGGGCAGTGGTCAAGGGCGTCGACATGGTCATGGCAGGCGAGGTGGCAAACGCCTTTGCCGCCGTCCGTCCACCCGGCCACCATGCCGAGCGGGAGACGGCGATGGGCTTCTGCCTGTTCGGCTCCGTCGCGGTCGCGGCGAAGCACGCGCTCGACCATCACGGGCTGAAGCGGGTCGCGATCATCGACTTCGATGTTCACCACGGCAACGGTACGCAGGATCTGGTCGAGGACGACCCGCGCATCCTGTTCTGCTCGACCCATCAGTCGCCGCTTTATCCCGGCACGGGCGCGGCGGACGAAACGGGTGCGCATGACAACGTGGTGAACGTGCCGCTGCCGAACGGCACCGGCTCCGTCCCGTTCCGGGCGGCGATCGAAGAACATGTCCTCCCCCGGATCGAGGCCTTCGCTCCGGAACTTCTGCTGATCTCGGCAGGGTTCGATGCACACGCTCGTGACCCGCTCGCCGGTATGAGGTTGTGGGAAGAGGATTTCGCATGGGTCACGCACCGGATATGTGACATTGCCGACGCCTGTGCGGGCGGCAAGGTGGTCTCTGCCCTCGAGGGCGGTTACGATCTGTTCGCCCTTGGCCGCAGCGCGAGGGCCCACGTTAAAACGCTGATGGAGCGAGGCGAATGA
- a CDS encoding exodeoxyribonuclease VII small subunit: protein MSDKPVEEMTFEEAMKELEAVVSRLEHGDVPLEESISLYERGAALKARCSEKLKEAEEKVAKLTLDADGRPKGTEPLDAG from the coding sequence ATGAGTGACAAACCCGTCGAGGAGATGACCTTCGAAGAGGCGATGAAAGAGCTCGAAGCCGTCGTGTCGCGGCTGGAGCATGGTGACGTGCCGCTCGAGGAGTCGATCTCTTTGTACGAGCGCGGCGCGGCCCTGAAGGCGCGCTGCTCGGAAAAGCTGAAGGAAGCCGAAGAGAAGGTGGCCAAGCTGACGCTCGACGCCGACGGCCGCCCGAAAGGCACCGAGCCTCTCGATGCCGGCTGA
- a CDS encoding polyprenyl synthetase family protein, which produces MPADIDAGLASAREVVAGVIAGRPDFGPEPIDAAMRYALDGGKGMRAFLVIEGARLCGTGAGASGPAAAAIECIHAYSLVHDDLPCMDDDDLRRGRPTLHRKWDEATAVLAGDALQSLAFELVLDAGCDDATKVTLTRSLAEAARGMVGGQALDIAAEEAETPLTLDEIEALQALKTGKLIRWSATAGALIAGADAAPFDAYGQALGLAFQIADDVLDATGDAAEVGKAVGKDAAAGKATFVSLLGVDGARDRAQALADAAVAALDGYGPEADTLRDLARFTVTRRS; this is translated from the coding sequence ATGCCGGCTGACATCGACGCGGGCCTCGCCTCGGCCCGAGAGGTCGTGGCCGGGGTGATCGCCGGACGACCCGATTTCGGTCCCGAGCCGATCGACGCCGCGATGCGCTACGCACTGGACGGCGGCAAGGGGATGCGGGCGTTCCTCGTGATCGAGGGCGCGCGGCTGTGCGGGACCGGGGCAGGGGCGTCGGGTCCCGCGGCGGCGGCGATCGAATGTATCCACGCCTATTCACTGGTCCACGACGACCTGCCCTGCATGGACGACGACGATCTGCGCCGGGGGCGCCCCACGCTGCACCGCAAGTGGGACGAGGCGACGGCGGTTCTCGCCGGTGATGCGTTGCAATCCCTGGCGTTCGAGCTGGTCCTCGACGCGGGCTGCGACGACGCGACGAAGGTCACGCTCACCCGCTCGCTGGCCGAGGCCGCGCGTGGCATGGTCGGGGGGCAGGCGCTCGACATCGCGGCGGAAGAGGCGGAAACGCCGCTGACGCTCGACGAAATCGAGGCGTTGCAGGCGCTCAAGACCGGCAAGCTGATCAGATGGTCGGCTACCGCCGGGGCGCTGATCGCCGGTGCCGACGCCGCGCCGTTCGACGCCTACGGGCAGGCGCTGGGTCTCGCGTTCCAGATCGCGGACGACGTGCTCGATGCGACGGGGGACGCGGCGGAAGTCGGCAAGGCGGTCGGCAAGGACGCCGCCGCCGGGAAGGCCACGTTCGTGTCGCTGCTGGGTGTCGACGGTGCGAGAGACCGGGCGCAAGCCCTTGCCGACGCGGCGGTCGCTGCCCTTGACGGCTATGGCCCGGAGGCAGATACGCTCCGCGACCTCGCGCGCTTTACCGTGACGCGGCGATCCTGA
- the dxs gene encoding 1-deoxy-D-xylulose-5-phosphate synthase produces MNTRPETPTLDKVHLPADLRRLSDADLHRVADELRAETISAVSETGGHLGAGLGVVELTVGIHAVFDTPRDKLIWDVSHQSYPHKILTGRRDRIRTLRQKDGLSGFCKRSESEYDPFGAAHSSTSISAGLGFATARDLGGDPGDAIAVIGDGALSAGMAYEAMNNAGHMGKRLIIILNDNEMSIAPPVGAMSSYLSRLYAGAPFQELKAAAKGAVSFLPPPFQEGAKRAKDMLKHLAVGGTLFEELGISYLGPIDGHDLDQVLAVLRTVKARADGPIVIHAITKKGKGYAPAEGAADKGHGVGKFDVVTGEQKKAKSNAPSYTSVFAKALTAEAEKDSKIVAVTAAMPDGTGLKSFMDRFASRCFDVGIAEQHAVTFAAGLAAGGMKPFAAIYSTFLQRGYDQIVHDVAIQRLPVRFAIDRAGLVGADGATHAGAFDVAFLSNLPGFTVMAAADEAELVRMVATAAAHDEGPIAFRFPRGEGVGVEMPVDAKPLEIGKGRIVREGSRVALLSFGTRLQEAEVACEKLAQRGITPTLADARFAKPLDREMILSLARDHEALITLEEGAVGGFGSHVAQLLADEGVFDRGLAYRSMVLPDIFIDQASPRDMYDVAGLNAEQIEAKVLAALGVEMMSKRA; encoded by the coding sequence ATGAACACACGCCCGGAAACTCCGACCCTCGACAAGGTCCATCTGCCCGCCGACCTGCGCCGCCTGTCCGACGCCGATCTGCATCGGGTCGCGGACGAACTGCGGGCCGAGACGATCTCTGCCGTAAGCGAGACGGGCGGTCACCTCGGTGCCGGCCTTGGCGTGGTCGAACTCACGGTCGGCATCCACGCGGTGTTCGACACGCCCCGGGACAAGCTGATCTGGGACGTGAGCCACCAGTCCTATCCGCACAAGATCCTGACCGGTCGTCGCGACCGTATCCGCACCCTGCGCCAGAAGGACGGGCTCTCGGGGTTCTGCAAGCGGTCCGAGTCGGAATACGATCCGTTCGGGGCCGCGCACTCCTCGACCTCGATCTCCGCGGGCCTCGGCTTTGCCACGGCACGGGACCTCGGCGGTGATCCGGGCGACGCAATCGCCGTGATCGGTGACGGGGCGCTGTCGGCCGGGATGGCCTACGAGGCGATGAACAACGCCGGCCACATGGGCAAGCGGCTCATCATCATCCTCAACGACAACGAGATGTCCATCGCCCCGCCGGTCGGGGCCATGTCATCCTACCTGTCGCGCCTCTATGCCGGCGCGCCCTTCCAGGAATTGAAGGCCGCAGCCAAGGGCGCGGTCAGCTTCCTGCCGCCGCCGTTCCAGGAGGGCGCGAAGCGGGCGAAGGACATGCTCAAGCACCTCGCCGTCGGTGGCACGCTGTTCGAAGAACTGGGGATTTCCTACCTCGGCCCGATCGACGGCCATGACCTCGACCAGGTGCTTGCCGTGCTGCGCACCGTGAAGGCGCGCGCCGACGGGCCGATCGTGATCCACGCGATCACGAAGAAGGGTAAGGGCTACGCCCCGGCCGAGGGTGCCGCCGACAAGGGGCACGGGGTCGGCAAATTCGACGTGGTGACCGGGGAGCAGAAGAAGGCGAAAAGCAATGCGCCATCCTATACCTCGGTCTTCGCAAAGGCCCTGACCGCCGAAGCGGAGAAGGACAGCAAGATCGTCGCCGTCACCGCCGCGATGCCGGACGGCACCGGCCTGAAGAGCTTCATGGACCGGTTCGCCTCGCGCTGTTTCGACGTCGGCATCGCCGAGCAGCACGCCGTGACCTTTGCCGCCGGCCTCGCCGCCGGTGGGATGAAGCCGTTCGCGGCGATCTACTCGACCTTCCTGCAGCGCGGCTACGATCAGATCGTGCATGACGTCGCGATCCAGCGGCTTCCGGTGCGCTTCGCAATCGACCGCGCCGGTCTGGTCGGGGCCGACGGTGCGACGCACGCGGGCGCGTTCGACGTGGCATTCCTGTCCAATCTGCCCGGGTTCACCGTGATGGCCGCCGCGGACGAGGCGGAGCTGGTGCGCATGGTTGCCACCGCCGCCGCGCACGACGAGGGCCCGATCGCCTTCCGCTTTCCGCGCGGTGAGGGGGTCGGGGTCGAGATGCCGGTCGACGCGAAACCGCTGGAAATCGGCAAGGGCCGCATCGTGCGAGAGGGGAGCCGCGTTGCGCTGCTGTCCTTCGGCACCCGCCTTCAGGAAGCCGAAGTCGCCTGCGAGAAGCTCGCGCAGCGTGGGATCACCCCGACGCTGGCCGATGCGCGCTTCGCCAAACCGCTCGACCGGGAGATGATCCTGTCACTGGCCCGCGACCACGAGGCGCTCATCACGCTGGAAGAGGGCGCGGTCGGCGGCTTCGGCAGCCACGTGGCGCAGCTTCTGGCGGACGAAGGCGTGTTCGACCGGGGGCTCGCCTACCGCTCCATGGTGCTGCCTGACATCTTCATCGACCAGGCCAGCCCGCGCGACATGTATGACGTCGCGGGCCTGAACGCCGAGCAGATCGAGGCGAAGGTGCTCGCGGCGCTGGGTGTGGAAATGATGTCGAAGCGGGCGTGA
- a CDS encoding ion transporter, with amino-acid sequence MTSRARLAAFLDQPKVRTAILWVILFNAVILGIETSSEAMEVAGPLILTLDRICLAIFTLEIAAKLYAHGGRFFRDGWNIFDFVIVGISLIPATQGLSVLRALRILRVLRVMSTAPRLRRVVEGFVTALPGMGSVFLLMGIIFYIGAVMATKLFGAAFPEWFGSLGKSAYSLFQVMTLESWSMGIVRPVMEVYPHAWAFFVPFILLTTFAVVNLLVGLIVNSMQDAHSEEDNLRTDTYRDEVLSRLEAIEKRLP; translated from the coding sequence ATGACATCACGCGCGCGACTGGCCGCCTTTCTCGACCAGCCGAAGGTACGGACTGCCATCCTGTGGGTCATTCTTTTCAACGCCGTCATCCTCGGGATCGAAACCTCGTCCGAGGCGATGGAGGTCGCGGGTCCGTTGATCCTGACGCTGGACCGGATCTGCCTCGCCATCTTCACGCTGGAAATCGCGGCGAAGCTCTATGCGCACGGCGGACGCTTCTTCCGGGACGGCTGGAACATCTTCGACTTCGTGATCGTCGGCATCTCGCTGATCCCGGCGACACAGGGCCTTTCGGTGCTGCGGGCCCTGCGCATCCTGCGGGTGTTGCGGGTCATGTCCACCGCACCGCGCCTGCGGCGCGTGGTCGAGGGCTTCGTGACCGCCCTGCCGGGCATGGGCAGCGTCTTCCTGCTGATGGGGATCATCTTCTACATCGGCGCGGTCATGGCGACGAAATTGTTCGGCGCGGCCTTCCCCGAGTGGTTCGGCTCGCTTGGCAAGTCGGCCTATTCGCTGTTCCAGGTAATGACGCTGGAGAGCTGGTCGATGGGCATCGTGCGCCCTGTGATGGAGGTTTACCCCCACGCCTGGGCATTCTTCGTGCCGTTCATCCTGCTGACGACCTTCGCGGTGGTGAACCTGCTGGTCGGCCTGATCGTGAACTCGATGCAGGACGCCCATTCCGAAGAGGACAACCTGCGCACCGACACCTACCGGGACGAGGTCCTGTCCCGTCTGGAAGCGATCGAGAAGCGACTACCGTAG
- a CDS encoding SDR family oxidoreductase, with translation MTRTLLSIGHGYSASALARLLIPEGWHIVGTTRSEEKAARLEAEGVTPLIWPGTDLSSYLAEASHLLLSAAPDENGDPLLRDHDLSPYRFDWVGYLSTTGVYGDHGGNWIDEETPLTPSTRRGRLRVLAETQWRDTGLPVHFFRLAGIYGPGRGPFSKVRKGTARRIVKPGQVFSRIHVEDIARTVAASIAQPNPGAAYNVCDDDPAPPQDVIAYAAELLGMPLPPEEPFETADMTPMARSFYAESKKVRNDRIKRELGVSLLYPDYRTGLRALLEAEH, from the coding sequence ATGACACGAACTCTGCTCTCCATCGGCCACGGCTATTCCGCATCCGCTCTCGCCCGCCTCCTGATCCCGGAGGGTTGGCACATCGTCGGAACGACCCGCTCGGAAGAGAAAGCTGCGCGCCTCGAAGCCGAGGGCGTGACGCCGCTGATCTGGCCCGGCACTGACCTGTCGTCCTATCTGGCAGAGGCCAGTCACCTCCTGTTGTCGGCCGCGCCGGACGAGAACGGCGATCCGCTGCTCAGGGACCATGACCTGTCGCCCTACCGGTTCGACTGGGTCGGATACCTGTCGACGACCGGCGTCTACGGCGACCACGGCGGCAATTGGATCGACGAGGAGACGCCCCTGACCCCTTCGACCCGCCGGGGGCGCCTGCGGGTTCTGGCGGAGACACAGTGGCGCGACACCGGGCTGCCAGTGCACTTCTTCCGGCTTGCCGGCATCTATGGGCCGGGGCGCGGACCCTTTTCAAAGGTGAGGAAAGGCACGGCGCGCCGGATCGTGAAGCCGGGACAGGTCTTCTCCCGCATCCATGTCGAGGATATCGCCCGCACCGTCGCGGCCTCCATCGCCCAGCCCAACCCCGGCGCGGCCTACAACGTCTGCGATGACGACCCGGCCCCACCGCAGGACGTGATCGCCTACGCGGCAGAGCTGCTCGGGATGCCCCTGCCGCCCGAAGAACCGTTCGAGACGGCGGACATGACGCCGATGGCGCGCTCCTTCTACGCAGAAAGCAAGAAGGTGCGAAACGACCGCATCAAGCGCGAGCTCGGCGTGTCGCTGCTCTACCCCGACTACCGGACTGGTCTGCGCGCCCTCCTTGAAGCCGAGCACTGA
- a CDS encoding DUF1810 domain-containing protein, which produces MPGLSRFLSAQQDTYETARAEIIAGRKRSHWMWFIYPQLRGLGRSETGRFYGIEDRDEAVDYFAHPMLGPRLVEMATVILPHEGTPAATIFGQVDALKLRSSMTLFDALPGTPEVFGEVLEAFYDGDRCDRTLAML; this is translated from the coding sequence ATGCCCGGCCTCTCCCGCTTTCTCTCCGCGCAACAGGACACGTATGAGACCGCGCGGGCGGAAATCATCGCTGGACGGAAGCGCAGCCACTGGATGTGGTTCATCTATCCGCAACTCCGCGGCCTCGGCCGATCGGAAACCGGTCGATTCTACGGAATCGAGGACCGGGACGAGGCAGTCGATTATTTCGCCCATCCGATGCTCGGTCCGCGACTGGTCGAAATGGCGACCGTGATCCTGCCGCATGAGGGAACACCGGCCGCGACGATCTTCGGACAGGTCGACGCGCTGAAGCTGCGGAGCTCGATGACCCTGTTCGACGCGCTTCCCGGCACGCCGGAGGTCTTCGGCGAGGTGCTGGAGGCGTTCTACGACGGTGACCGCTGCGACCGCACGCTCGCGATGCTCTGA
- a CDS encoding DNA topoisomerase IB, with translation MTPRPALIYYPDDRPGIRRHRKGRGFTYIAPDGTRIDQEAERNRIKALAVPPAYERVWISPRANGHLQATGLDARSRKQYRYHPDWRAWREATKFESLAAFGEALPAIRRRVRTDLAGEVGDRDYAIAAVIAMIDRLSLRIGAPDSARENKTYGATTLKNRHIELDDGTLHLKYRAKGGQLVDRRLRDARLMKVLGKLHDLPGATLASWVGPDGTAHEVSSEAVNARLAEITGTEGFTAKTFRTWAGSEAALIVALKEGPLTIRAMSEAAAERLHNTPTIARNSYIHPEVIALAEAEDKERLRLSRKLPERAELRQAERALLCLLSV, from the coding sequence ATGACACCGCGTCCCGCCCTCATCTACTACCCTGATGATCGTCCCGGCATTCGTCGCCATCGTAAAGGCCGGGGCTTCACCTACATCGCGCCGGACGGCACCCGCATCGATCAGGAGGCGGAGCGCAACCGGATCAAGGCGCTTGCCGTGCCGCCGGCGTACGAGCGTGTCTGGATTTCGCCGCGCGCCAATGGGCACCTGCAAGCCACCGGCCTCGACGCGCGGTCGCGCAAGCAATACCGCTATCATCCCGACTGGCGGGCATGGCGGGAGGCGACGAAGTTCGAAAGCCTCGCGGCGTTCGGAGAGGCGCTGCCTGCGATCCGGCGACGCGTTCGCACCGACCTCGCTGGCGAAGTGGGGGACCGGGACTACGCGATCGCCGCCGTCATCGCGATGATCGACCGGCTGTCGCTCCGGATCGGCGCGCCCGACTCGGCGCGGGAGAACAAGACCTACGGTGCGACCACGCTGAAGAACCGTCATATCGAGCTCGACGATGGCACCTTGCACCTGAAGTACCGTGCGAAGGGCGGGCAGCTTGTCGATCGCCGTCTTCGCGACGCGCGGCTGATGAAAGTGCTCGGCAAACTGCACGATCTGCCCGGCGCCACGCTGGCGAGCTGGGTCGGCCCTGACGGTACGGCGCACGAAGTGAGTTCCGAGGCCGTCAACGCGCGGCTGGCGGAGATCACCGGGACGGAGGGCTTCACCGCCAAGACCTTCCGGACATGGGCCGGTTCGGAAGCGGCCCTGATCGTCGCGCTCAAGGAAGGTCCACTGACGATCCGGGCCATGTCGGAGGCGGCGGCCGAGCGGCTGCACAACACGCCGACCATCGCCCGCAACAGCTACATCCACCCCGAGGTGATCGCGCTGGCCGAGGCCGAGGACAAGGAGCGGCTGCGCCTGTCCCGAAAACTGCCCGAGCGGGCAGAGCTAAGGCAGGCAGAGCGCGCGTTGCTTTGCCTGCTGTCGGTGTGA
- a CDS encoding AMP nucleosidase, with the protein MHTDQSLPVLSPDVPPAEGFTDAEAAVARLEELYRASVDFLCEAFNRTMKDGKPDRRYRAFYPEVRFVSSSYVSVDSRLSFGHVSQPGVYAATITRPDLFASYLKQQIDLLIQNHEAAVTIGVSTTPMPVHFAVSNDSSISVPQEGAADFTLRDVFDVPDLNTTNDDIVNGTGFTYDDGAHPLAPFTAQRVDYSLARLSHYTATDASHFQNHVLFTNYQFYVEEFEAFARAALADPSLGYTSFVSTGNVEITDPDTEIPIPAKMPQMPSYHLKRENGMGITLVNIGVGPSNAKTATDHIAVLRPHAWLMVGHCAGLRNSQRLGDFVLAHAYLREDKVLDDDLPVWVPIPPLAEIQVALETAVAAVTEYEGYDLKRIMRTGTVASLDNRNWELRDQSGPVQRLSQSRAIALDMESATIAANGFRFRVPYGTLLCVSDKPLHGELKLPGMASDFYKTQVARHLMIGIRAMEILRDMPLARIHSRKLRSFEETAFL; encoded by the coding sequence ATGCACACCGACCAATCCCTGCCAGTCCTGTCCCCCGACGTTCCGCCCGCCGAAGGTTTCACCGACGCCGAGGCCGCCGTCGCGCGACTGGAAGAGCTCTACCGGGCCTCGGTCGATTTCCTGTGCGAGGCGTTCAACCGAACGATGAAGGACGGCAAGCCCGACCGGCGCTACCGCGCCTTCTATCCCGAGGTGCGGTTCGTCTCGTCGAGCTACGTGTCCGTCGACAGCCGCCTGTCCTTCGGCCACGTCAGCCAGCCCGGCGTCTACGCGGCAACGATCACGCGGCCCGACCTGTTCGCGAGCTACCTGAAGCAGCAGATCGACCTGCTGATCCAGAACCACGAGGCCGCGGTCACGATCGGCGTGTCGACCACGCCGATGCCCGTTCACTTCGCCGTGTCGAACGATTCCAGCATTTCCGTCCCGCAGGAAGGTGCGGCGGATTTTACGCTGCGCGACGTCTTCGACGTGCCGGACCTGAACACCACCAACGACGACATCGTCAACGGCACCGGCTTCACCTACGACGACGGGGCGCACCCGCTTGCCCCGTTCACCGCGCAACGCGTGGACTATTCGCTCGCCCGGCTGAGCCACTACACTGCAACCGACGCGAGCCACTTCCAGAACCACGTCCTGTTCACAAACTACCAGTTCTACGTCGAGGAGTTCGAAGCCTTCGCCCGTGCCGCGCTTGCTGATCCGTCGCTCGGCTACACGTCCTTCGTGTCGACCGGCAACGTGGAGATCACGGACCCCGACACCGAGATCCCGATCCCGGCGAAGATGCCGCAGATGCCGTCCTACCACCTCAAGCGCGAGAACGGCATGGGGATCACGCTGGTCAATATCGGCGTCGGACCTTCGAACGCAAAGACCGCGACCGACCACATCGCCGTGCTGCGCCCGCATGCGTGGCTGATGGTCGGGCACTGCGCCGGCCTGCGCAATTCGCAGCGGCTCGGCGATTTCGTCCTCGCCCACGCCTACCTGCGCGAGGACAAGGTGCTGGACGACGACCTTCCCGTCTGGGTGCCGATCCCGCCGCTCGCCGAGATCCAGGTCGCGCTCGAAACCGCGGTCGCCGCCGTGACCGAGTACGAGGGCTACGACCTCAAGCGCATCATGCGGACCGGCACCGTCGCCAGCCTCGACAACCGGAACTGGGAACTGCGCGACCAGTCCGGCCCGGTGCAGCGTCTCAGCCAGTCCCGCGCCATCGCGCTCGACATGGAAAGCGCGACGATCGCCGCGAACGGTTTCCGCTTCCGGGTGCCCTACGGCACGCTGCTGTGCGTTTCCGACAAGCCCCTGCACGGCGAGCTGAAGCTGCCCGGCATGGCGTCCGATTTCTACAAGACACAGGTCGCGCGGCACCTGATGATCGGCATCCGGGCGATGGAAATCCTGCGGGATATGCCGCTTGCGCGGATTCACAGCCGGAAACTGCGATCCTTCGAAGAGACGGCGTTCCTCTGA
- a CDS encoding HU family DNA-binding protein: protein MAKPMTKTQLVAALAEEMGSDKKTATAALDAVTGVITKEVSGGGAVTLPGVGKIYCRERPERMVRNPATGEQIKKDADKVVKMTIAKALKDSVNS from the coding sequence ATGGCGAAACCCATGACCAAGACCCAACTCGTCGCCGCTCTGGCCGAAGAGATGGGCAGCGACAAGAAAACCGCGACCGCCGCGCTTGATGCCGTGACCGGCGTCATCACCAAGGAAGTGTCCGGCGGCGGTGCCGTCACGCTCCCCGGCGTTGGCAAGATCTACTGCCGCGAGCGCCCCGAGCGCATGGTCCGCAACCCGGCCACCGGCGAGCAGATCAAGAAAGACGCGGACAAGGTCGTCAAGATGACCATCGCGAAGGCCCTGAAGGACAGCGTCAACAGCTGA
- a CDS encoding DMT family transporter codes for MDRRAVAMGILFALMWASAFTSARIIVQAAPPLTALALRFLISGLVGVIWAKAIGQSWHLTRKQWIAVAVFGICQNALYLGMNFVAMQTVEASLASIIASAMPLCVALAGWALFGQKLPMQGLLGLIAGVAGVVLIMGTRLSGGADLTGVIFCLIGLASLSTATLSVQGASSGGNYLMIVGLQMLIGSAALWVPAIALETFSVDLTWQVAVAFLYTTLVPGLAATLVWVMLVNRIGTVRASVFHFLSPFFGVAIAAVVLGEAIGASDLVGVAIIAAGILAVQLARQKG; via the coding sequence ATGGACAGGCGCGCGGTCGCGATGGGAATTTTGTTCGCGTTGATGTGGGCCTCTGCCTTCACCTCGGCGCGGATCATCGTGCAGGCGGCCCCGCCGCTGACGGCGCTGGCGCTGCGCTTCCTGATCTCCGGCCTCGTCGGCGTGATCTGGGCAAAGGCGATCGGCCAGAGCTGGCACCTCACCCGCAAGCAGTGGATCGCCGTCGCGGTCTTCGGCATCTGCCAGAACGCGCTCTACCTCGGCATGAACTTCGTTGCGATGCAGACGGTCGAGGCCTCGCTCGCCTCCATCATCGCCTCGGCGATGCCGCTTTGCGTCGCGCTGGCCGGCTGGGCGCTCTTCGGCCAGAAGCTTCCGATGCAGGGCCTGCTGGGCTTGATCGCAGGTGTGGCCGGGGTCGTCCTCATCATGGGCACGCGGCTGTCGGGCGGGGCTGACCTGACCGGCGTGATCTTCTGTCTCATCGGGCTTGCGTCGCTTTCCACCGCGACGCTGTCCGTGCAGGGGGCCTCTTCGGGCGGCAATTACCTGATGATCGTCGGGCTGCAGATGCTGATCGGCTCTGCTGCGCTCTGGGTTCCGGCTATCGCGCTCGAGACCTTCAGCGTCGATCTGACATGGCAGGTCGCGGTCGCTTTCCTCTACACCACGCTGGTTCCCGGCCTTGCGGCGACGCTGGTCTGGGTGATGCTGGTCAACCGGATCGGCACCGTGCGGGCCTCCGTGTTCCACTTCCTGTCGCCCTTCTTCGGCGTCGCCATCGCAGCCGTCGTGCTGGGTGAGGCGATCGGCGCCTCGGACCTCGTCGGCGTGGCGATCATCGCGGCCGGCATCCTCGCCGTGCAGCTGGCACGGCAGAAAGGCTGA
- a CDS encoding glutathione S-transferase family protein: MITLYHAPFSRSSAIVAAVEEMDLLDRVQIRIVDIRRQDGSGGRDPANPHPDGKVPALDHDGQIVTERPAILSYLSEVFPDAPAIAAPGSAERGAFLTWLAWYGDVMEPVLMVHAAKVDGPIFQAGFRGVEEMNARIADTLSDGRPYLLKQGFTVADLLVVSPYTYFPDEVPEIPAFRDWVARVTARASMQNVVARDTQARAA; this comes from the coding sequence ATGATCACGCTCTACCACGCCCCGTTTTCCCGCTCGTCCGCCATCGTGGCGGCCGTTGAAGAGATGGACCTGCTCGACCGGGTCCAAATCCGGATCGTCGATATCCGGCGACAGGACGGCTCCGGCGGCCGCGACCCGGCGAACCCCCACCCCGACGGCAAGGTGCCCGCGCTCGACCACGACGGCCAGATCGTCACCGAGCGGCCAGCGATCCTGTCCTACCTCAGCGAGGTGTTTCCCGATGCGCCCGCCATCGCGGCGCCGGGTTCGGCGGAACGCGGCGCCTTCCTGACTTGGCTGGCATGGTATGGCGACGTGATGGAGCCGGTCCTCATGGTTCACGCCGCGAAGGTCGACGGGCCGATCTTCCAGGCCGGCTTTCGCGGTGTCGAGGAGATGAACGCCCGGATCGCCGACACCCTGTCGGACGGACGTCCATATCTGCTGAAGCAGGGCTTCACGGTGGCCGACCTCCTGGTGGTCTCGCCCTACACCTACTTCCCTGACGAAGTGCCCGAAATCCCCGCCTTCCGGGACTGGGTGGCGCGGGTCACCGCGCGGGCATCGATGCAGAACGTCGTCGCGCGCGACACGCAGGCACGCGCCGCCTGA